From a single Fulvivirga ulvae genomic region:
- the radA gene encoding DNA repair protein RadA — MAKTKTVYFCQDCGYESAKWLGKCPACNTWNSFVEEVTKKGSAADKNDWRNSGTGKASSTPKKIEDITHEKEQRINTRSGELNRVLGGGLVPGSVILIAGEPGIGKSTLMLQIGLSVKHKVLYVSGEESEQQIKMRAERMTDIKNPGECYILAETSTQNIFQQIEALKPDILVVDSVQTLHSDNIESAAGSVSQVKQCTAELIKYAKETATPVFLVGHITKEGAIAGPKVLEHMVDTVLQFEGDRHLTYRILRTTKNRFGSTSELGIYEMMGSGLREVSNPSEILISQKDSELSGVTIGATIEGNRPLLIEIQSLVSTAAYGTPQRSSTGFDTRRLNMLLAVLEKRCGFRLGLQDVFLNMAGGIKVEDPAIDLAVCSAVISSLEEISISEKACFAAEVGLGGELRAVNRLDNRIAEAQKLGFEEVYVSKFGMKGIEPKKYQITIKPFARITDVFSDLFG; from the coding sequence ATGGCTAAAACCAAAACTGTATATTTCTGTCAGGACTGTGGCTACGAATCTGCCAAATGGCTGGGCAAGTGCCCGGCCTGTAATACATGGAACAGCTTCGTGGAAGAGGTTACCAAAAAAGGTTCGGCCGCGGATAAAAATGACTGGCGCAACAGTGGTACAGGAAAGGCTTCTTCAACACCAAAGAAGATTGAGGATATAACTCATGAGAAGGAGCAGCGCATCAATACCAGAAGTGGTGAACTAAACCGCGTGTTGGGCGGTGGCCTGGTGCCGGGGTCGGTAATTCTTATCGCTGGTGAGCCTGGTATAGGTAAGTCTACTTTAATGCTGCAAATAGGATTATCTGTAAAGCACAAAGTACTTTATGTCTCAGGCGAAGAAAGTGAGCAACAGATTAAAATGCGTGCCGAGCGCATGACGGATATTAAAAATCCTGGAGAGTGTTACATCCTGGCCGAAACTTCTACTCAGAATATATTTCAGCAAATAGAGGCTTTAAAACCCGATATACTGGTGGTTGACTCCGTACAGACTTTGCACTCTGACAACATTGAATCTGCGGCGGGCAGTGTTTCTCAGGTCAAGCAGTGTACCGCAGAACTTATCAAATATGCCAAGGAAACGGCAACTCCGGTTTTTCTGGTAGGCCATATTACAAAGGAGGGTGCTATTGCAGGGCCAAAGGTACTCGAGCATATGGTAGATACGGTGCTCCAGTTTGAGGGTGACAGACACCTGACCTACCGCATTTTACGCACTACAAAAAACAGGTTTGGCTCTACTTCAGAGCTAGGTATTTATGAAATGATGGGCTCCGGACTCCGGGAAGTCAGCAACCCTTCGGAAATCCTGATATCACAAAAAGACAGTGAGCTAAGTGGCGTGACCATCGGAGCTACGATAGAAGGCAACAGGCCTTTACTTATAGAAATACAGTCGCTGGTAAGTACCGCAGCTTACGGCACTCCGCAAAGAAGCTCTACAGGGTTTGATACTCGACGACTGAATATGCTGCTTGCTGTATTGGAAAAAAGATGTGGATTCCGGCTTGGTTTGCAAGATGTATTTCTTAATATGGCTGGTGGCATCAAGGTGGAAGATCCGGCTATTGACCTGGCCGTTTGCAGCGCAGTAATTTCTTCGCTTGAAGAAATTTCAATTTCTGAAAAAGCCTGTTTTGCTGCAGAAGTCGGCCTCGGGGGAGAGCTAAGGGCGGTAAACCGCCTGGATAATCGAATTGCGGAAGCGCAAAAGCTTGGGTTTGAAGAGGTTTATGTTTCAAAATTTGGAATGAAGGGCATAGAACCTAAAAAATATCAGATCACCATTAAACCTTTTGCAAGGATCACTGATGTTTTTAGTGACTTGTTTGGATAA
- a CDS encoding DUF2179 domain-containing protein has protein sequence MQEFLSTYGIDPETFRIIILPLMIFFARILDVSINTVRIIFVMTGRKLISTILGFFESLIWLLAIGQIFQHIDNVYSYIAYPAGFAAGIMVGMLIEERLALGNVVVRVISSEDLSGLIKVLETQKVRYTLVSAQSETGEEKLLFTVVKRDNLPLLQAEIQRHVPSAFYTVESVKSASEAGILAEQPSRRGIGAWLTSVKRK, from the coding sequence ATGCAAGAATTTTTATCAACATACGGAATAGACCCGGAAACATTCAGGATCATTATTTTACCTTTAATGATTTTCTTTGCCAGAATACTGGACGTTTCTATCAATACAGTCAGGATCATATTTGTAATGACCGGCCGTAAGCTGATCTCTACCATTCTCGGCTTTTTCGAATCTCTGATCTGGTTGCTGGCCATCGGACAAATTTTTCAACATATTGATAATGTTTATTCCTACATCGCCTATCCTGCCGGATTTGCTGCCGGAATTATGGTAGGAATGCTGATAGAAGAACGGCTGGCACTCGGTAATGTGGTAGTAAGGGTGATCTCATCTGAAGATCTCTCGGGACTTATTAAAGTACTGGAAACTCAGAAAGTAAGATATACTCTGGTATCGGCCCAGAGCGAAACGGGTGAGGAAAAATTGCTTTTCACTGTTGTAAAAAGAGATAACCTTCCTTTGCTACAGGCGGAGATACAGCGCCATGTGCCAAGTGCTTTTTATACCGTAGAATCAGTAAAAAGTGCATCTGAAGCAGGCATACTAGCAGAGCAACCCAGTCGAAGAGGTATTGGGGCATGGCTCACTTCGGTTAAAAGGAAGTAG
- a CDS encoding 1-aminocyclopropane-1-carboxylate deaminase/D-cysteine desulfhydrase has protein sequence MMLKLYEQPAIEEVKEAWINEKGVRLFIKREDKIHPFVSGNKWRKLKYNLLKAREDGHKTLLTFGGAFSNHIYAAAAAAKEAGFESIGVIRGDELADKPLNETLSFAKYNGMKFHFVSREDYRIKHEELFITGLKEQFGEFYLVPEGGSNHLAIRGCEEIVDDQVKRFDFIGLPVGTGGTISGIISASDKYQQVIGFSALKGDFLIDEVKNFLSSYQINRPVSLNWQIETDYHFGGYAKTTPELINFIKRFEADHHIPLDQVYTGKMMFGLYDKIRKGYFDEGVKILAIHTGGLQGRRLYNT, from the coding sequence ATGATGCTCAAGCTTTATGAACAGCCTGCTATTGAGGAGGTAAAGGAGGCATGGATCAATGAGAAGGGAGTGCGGCTCTTTATCAAAAGAGAGGACAAGATACATCCATTTGTTTCGGGAAATAAATGGAGGAAGCTCAAGTACAATCTGCTCAAAGCCCGGGAGGATGGACATAAAACCCTACTGACGTTTGGTGGGGCTTTTTCAAATCACATTTATGCGGCCGCGGCGGCAGCCAAGGAAGCAGGTTTTGAATCCATCGGTGTTATCCGTGGAGATGAGTTAGCCGATAAGCCTTTGAATGAAACTCTAAGCTTTGCAAAGTACAATGGCATGAAGTTTCATTTTGTAAGCCGTGAGGATTACCGCATAAAACACGAGGAATTATTCATCACCGGACTAAAAGAGCAGTTTGGAGAGTTTTATCTGGTACCGGAGGGCGGCTCTAATCATTTGGCAATAAGGGGTTGCGAGGAAATAGTAGATGACCAGGTAAAGCGTTTCGATTTTATTGGTCTACCGGTAGGTACAGGAGGTACTATTTCCGGTATTATTTCTGCTTCTGACAAATACCAGCAGGTAATAGGTTTTTCTGCTTTAAAGGGAGACTTTCTTATAGATGAGGTCAAAAATTTCTTAAGCAGCTACCAGATCAACCGGCCTGTGAGCCTGAACTGGCAAATAGAGACAGACTATCATTTCGGAGGCTACGCCAAAACCACTCCGGAGTTAATAAACTTTATCAAGCGCTTTGAAGCGGACCACCATATTCCCCTCGATCAGGTGTATACCGGAAAAATGATGTTTGGCCTTTATGATAAAATCAGGAAAGGCTACTTCGACGAAGGAGTGAAAATACTCGCCATACATACGGGTGGGTTGCAGGGGAGACGGCTATACAACACCTAA
- a CDS encoding amidohydrolase, which produces MKTTYLLTLLLIAGQLLAQENSIQAIASQKAGQIETKTIEWRRYFHQNPELSNREFETGKKIAEHLKKFGLEVQTGVAKTGVVGILKGGKKGPVVALRADIDALPVTERTGLPFASKVVTEYNGVETGVMHACGHDTHIAILLSVAEVLSSMKKDVPGTVKFIFQPAEEGAPPGEEGGAGLMVKEGVLKNPSPEVIFGLHISAGTPVGHINYKPGGAMAASDRFTIKVKGQQAHGSTPWGGVDPVVVSAQIINGLQTIISRQTELTKEAAVLTVGVVKGGVRFNIIPEEVELTGTIRTLDTKMQEMIHDKVRLTATKIAESAGATVQVDIEKIVPVTYNDPDLTSKMVPTLERVAGKENVHLVNAVTGAEDFSYFQKEIPGLYIFVGGRASETGEPAVNLGGHHTPDFVIDESGMLTGVKALLNLTLDYMEMNK; this is translated from the coding sequence ATGAAAACCACCTATTTGCTTACACTTTTGCTGATAGCAGGGCAGCTATTGGCCCAGGAAAATTCTATACAAGCCATAGCCAGTCAAAAAGCCGGGCAAATCGAAACCAAAACCATTGAATGGAGAAGGTATTTTCACCAGAACCCTGAGCTCTCTAACAGAGAGTTTGAAACAGGTAAAAAAATTGCTGAACACCTCAAAAAGTTCGGTCTGGAGGTACAGACTGGAGTGGCAAAAACCGGGGTTGTAGGCATATTAAAAGGAGGTAAAAAAGGACCTGTCGTAGCTTTAAGAGCTGATATTGATGCACTTCCTGTTACGGAGAGAACAGGTCTGCCCTTTGCATCAAAAGTTGTGACGGAATATAATGGGGTTGAAACAGGTGTAATGCATGCCTGTGGCCACGATACACATATAGCCATTTTACTAAGCGTCGCCGAGGTACTTTCTTCCATGAAAAAGGATGTGCCCGGAACGGTTAAATTTATTTTTCAACCTGCGGAAGAAGGGGCACCTCCCGGAGAAGAAGGTGGCGCCGGCCTTATGGTCAAAGAAGGTGTTTTAAAAAACCCTTCTCCAGAGGTTATTTTCGGTTTACATATCAGCGCAGGCACACCTGTAGGACACATCAATTATAAACCTGGCGGGGCAATGGCTGCATCAGACAGGTTTACCATCAAAGTAAAAGGCCAGCAGGCTCATGGGTCTACACCCTGGGGAGGCGTGGATCCTGTAGTCGTATCCGCTCAGATAATCAATGGCTTGCAAACGATCATCAGTCGTCAGACTGAACTTACCAAAGAAGCAGCAGTGCTGACCGTAGGGGTGGTAAAGGGAGGAGTACGTTTTAATATTATACCGGAAGAGGTGGAGCTGACCGGGACCATCCGCACGCTTGATACTAAAATGCAGGAAATGATCCATGACAAAGTGAGGCTTACGGCCACTAAAATTGCCGAAAGCGCCGGGGCTACCGTCCAGGTTGACATTGAAAAGATAGTGCCGGTAACCTATAATGACCCTGACTTGACTTCAAAAATGGTTCCTACTTTAGAGCGTGTGGCCGGAAAAGAGAATGTCCATCTGGTTAATGCCGTTACGGGTGCTGAAGATTTTTCCTATTTCCAGAAGGAGATACCGGGATTGTACATTTTTGTAGGCGGCCGCGCTTCTGAGACAGGCGAACCCGCAGTAAATTTAGGAGGACATCATACACCTGATTTTGTTATTGATGAAAGCGGTATGCTTACGGGAGTGAAGGCCTTGCTTAACCTCACTCTGGACTACATGGAAATGAACAAATGA
- a CDS encoding DUF4097 domain-containing protein, whose amino-acid sequence MKLIFSAVLCACFLQATAKPGDNDDTKLTKTIERDFSMSKNGYLELINKYGQVVINTWSKDSVKVKVKITAYGKDYSDAEKMLERVDIDFRSTSPYLTIETVLDRKSGFFKELWNNISDYSKTLLSKNKIEIDYEIFMPATIALDIENKFGDIYMHEVSGKCNINLMHGNLRANKFNASSNIEVGYGDVRIKQLTEGLLVLKGVEAEIAKLGNVEVKSSSSEVNVKEADRVTLDSRGDQRFNIDKISTLEGKVTFSRIELQEMEKTLDLEMNYGELKVKSIPFSFNKINLSGKYTDITLDFMPNSYLEVDISAKEESLFLPRENVKLDKAYTDDKQKYVRVRGKIGNKTNYPGNVYINSPGGDVTINLAGLQHSVNK is encoded by the coding sequence ATGAAGTTAATATTTAGCGCAGTACTATGTGCTTGTTTCCTGCAGGCAACGGCCAAGCCTGGTGATAACGACGACACCAAACTTACAAAGACCATTGAAAGGGATTTCAGCATGTCCAAAAATGGTTATCTGGAGCTTATCAATAAATATGGACAGGTGGTGATCAACACATGGTCAAAAGATTCTGTAAAGGTAAAAGTGAAAATCACCGCCTACGGGAAAGATTACAGCGATGCCGAAAAAATGCTGGAGAGGGTAGACATTGATTTCAGAAGTACCAGTCCGTACCTCACTATAGAAACTGTACTGGACAGAAAATCAGGTTTTTTTAAAGAACTCTGGAACAACATCAGCGATTACTCAAAAACGCTGCTCAGCAAAAATAAGATCGAGATTGATTATGAGATATTTATGCCGGCAACAATAGCTCTCGACATAGAAAATAAGTTTGGGGACATCTACATGCATGAAGTAAGCGGAAAGTGTAATATTAACCTCATGCATGGTAACCTTAGAGCGAACAAGTTCAATGCATCATCAAATATTGAGGTGGGATATGGTGACGTGAGGATCAAACAACTAACCGAGGGCCTGCTTGTACTTAAAGGTGTGGAAGCCGAAATCGCCAAACTTGGAAATGTAGAAGTAAAAAGCAGTTCTTCTGAGGTAAATGTAAAGGAGGCAGACAGAGTGACGCTGGACTCACGTGGCGACCAGCGTTTTAATATCGACAAAATAAGTACCCTTGAAGGGAAGGTAACATTCTCCAGAATAGAGCTGCAGGAAATGGAGAAAACCCTTGATCTGGAAATGAATTATGGTGAATTAAAAGTGAAGTCAATACCTTTTAGCTTTAACAAGATCAATTTGTCAGGGAAGTACACCGACATTACACTTGATTTTATGCCGAACAGCTACCTTGAAGTAGATATTTCAGCCAAGGAAGAATCACTTTTTCTGCCTCGGGAAAATGTAAAACTGGATAAGGCCTATACGGATGATAAGCAGAAATATGTTAGGGTGAGGGGAAAGATAGGAAACAAAACCAATTATCCGGGCAATGTTTACATCAATTCACCGGGGGGTGATGTGACCATTAACCTGGCCGGATTACAGCATTCCGTAAATAAGTAG
- a CDS encoding RNA polymerase sigma factor gives MESGQQTIHKYLVQRSQQGDRQAQNELYKLYVKAMYNICRRMMGDEEEARDVLQDAFITAFSMIRTLKSEVTFSAWIKRIVVNHCLNALKKRKLMTVAMEDHQDFAEEHEEDLDYSRYEARRVLEAIDQISEGCKTVLNLYLFEGYDHKEIGEILGITESASKAQYSKAKSKIRKILSIKDEAHERQA, from the coding sequence GTGGAGTCCGGACAACAGACCATACATAAATATCTGGTACAGCGTAGCCAGCAAGGAGACCGACAGGCGCAGAACGAGCTGTATAAGCTGTACGTGAAAGCTATGTATAATATTTGCCGCCGGATGATGGGTGATGAAGAGGAGGCCAGGGATGTGTTGCAGGATGCCTTCATTACGGCATTCAGCATGATCAGGACCCTTAAAAGTGAGGTTACTTTCAGTGCATGGATTAAAAGGATTGTGGTTAACCACTGCCTTAACGCGTTGAAAAAGAGAAAGCTGATGACGGTAGCCATGGAAGACCATCAGGATTTCGCCGAGGAGCATGAAGAAGACCTGGACTATTCCAGGTACGAAGCCCGACGCGTACTTGAAGCTATTGATCAGATCTCCGAAGGATGTAAAACTGTACTGAACCTGTACCTTTTTGAAGGCTACGATCATAAGGAAATAGGTGAAATACTGGGAATTACTGAGTCGGCTTCAAAAGCCCAGTACAGCAAGGCAAAAAGCAAGATTAGAAAAATATTGAGTATTAAAGACGAAGCTCATGAAAGACAAGCTTAA
- a CDS encoding DUF6134 family protein: MTRKILVYTVFIVASLIVVFSTHAQKLVYRINYKEDSIGYMIAKKSLSNNKVTYELETRTKFSLVLSFNHTAYYKAEYENDVLTASLSEDFLNEKEQSKTTATLQHGRYTIKKDDEIKTESSPIHESIAYLYFNAPLKGEIFSEKHGQFCPIRQVASNKYELIKPDERVNVYYFKNGLCHKVEVNTSMATVYLTRIK; this comes from the coding sequence ATGACGAGAAAAATTCTGGTTTATACAGTGTTTATAGTGGCTTCCTTGATTGTAGTGTTCTCAACTCATGCTCAAAAACTAGTTTACAGGATAAATTACAAGGAGGATTCTATCGGTTATATGATAGCCAAAAAATCACTTAGCAACAATAAAGTTACTTACGAACTCGAAACCAGGACTAAGTTTAGCCTGGTGCTCAGCTTCAACCATACCGCATATTATAAAGCCGAATATGAAAATGATGTACTGACGGCATCGCTATCAGAGGATTTTTTAAATGAGAAGGAGCAATCCAAAACAACAGCCACGCTACAACACGGAAGGTATACTATAAAAAAGGATGATGAGATAAAAACGGAAAGCAGCCCGATTCATGAAAGCATTGCTTACCTTTATTTTAATGCTCCACTCAAAGGAGAAATTTTTTCAGAGAAACATGGCCAATTTTGCCCGATCAGACAGGTAGCCTCTAATAAATATGAACTTATCAAACCGGATGAACGGGTTAATGTTTACTACTTTAAAAATGGCTTATGCCACAAAGTTGAGGTGAATACATCAATGGCCACGGTTTATTTAACCAGAATTAAATAA
- a CDS encoding sterol desaturase family protein, which produces MEKEKLTVDQVLSMDLPNIILYAAPVMISLVILEWIVSFRQKKDFYDGKDTIAATVIGFVNVGISAAIKIATFGIILFFYNLVPWSIPHTWWAYVLCLIWIDFWRYWAHRVAHENRFWWATHVTHHNSAKYNWSVSFRLGWTQHIKIIFFIPVALAGFHPVVFFICHQIEVLYQFWIHTEYIRKLPRPIEYIFTTPSHHRVHHARNDKYLDKNYGSTFIIWDRIFGTFQPEEEQAEYGITTPVNSYNPVYLCFHEWMDIVKDIKNSKSLKEAWVMTFTRPSKLEERKKAFSNNMAKPSPEVVPVTEEVNPVERKLSGVNE; this is translated from the coding sequence ATGGAAAAGGAAAAATTGACAGTTGACCAGGTTCTATCTATGGACCTCCCCAACATCATATTGTATGCAGCACCGGTGATGATATCGCTTGTTATCCTTGAGTGGATCGTAAGTTTTCGCCAAAAGAAGGACTTTTATGACGGTAAAGATACTATTGCAGCAACTGTAATTGGATTTGTCAATGTAGGTATAAGTGCGGCAATAAAAATTGCAACCTTCGGTATCATCCTATTCTTCTATAACCTGGTTCCCTGGAGCATTCCACATACCTGGTGGGCTTATGTACTTTGCCTGATTTGGATCGATTTCTGGAGATATTGGGCTCACAGGGTTGCTCATGAAAATCGTTTTTGGTGGGCTACGCATGTTACACATCATAACTCGGCCAAGTACAACTGGTCCGTTTCTTTCAGACTGGGGTGGACACAGCATATTAAAATAATTTTCTTCATACCCGTAGCACTGGCCGGTTTCCATCCGGTTGTGTTCTTTATTTGTCATCAGATTGAAGTATTGTATCAGTTCTGGATCCATACCGAGTATATCAGGAAGTTGCCCAGACCTATCGAATATATTTTCACTACTCCTTCACACCACAGGGTACATCATGCGCGGAACGACAAGTATCTGGATAAAAATTACGGTTCTACTTTCATTATCTGGGACAGGATATTCGGAACCTTCCAACCGGAAGAAGAGCAGGCAGAGTATGGCATAACCACTCCTGTTAACTCTTATAACCCGGTGTACCTGTGCTTTCATGAATGGATGGATATTGTAAAAGACATTAAGAATTCAAAATCGTTGAAGGAGGCCTGGGTGATGACATTTACCCGGCCCAGCAAGCTGGAGGAACGAAAAAAAGCCTTTAGTAATAATATGGCCAAACCAAGCCCGGAGGTAGTACCTGTTACCGAAGAGGTAAACCCTGTTGAAAGAAAACTGTCCGGGGTCAATGAATAA
- a CDS encoding VOC family protein produces MNNSVPLFHLAFPVSDLETTRKFYTDVLGCSTGRSSEQWIDFNFFGHQVVAHLKPEEAGSSPTNEVDGDKVPVKHFGVILEWQAWHDFAERLKSHKINFIIEPHIRFQGQVGEQATMFFLDPSGNALEFKSFKDPSQVFAY; encoded by the coding sequence ATGAATAACAGCGTTCCCTTATTCCATCTTGCGTTTCCGGTGTCAGACTTGGAGACCACAAGAAAGTTCTATACGGATGTTCTTGGCTGCTCAACCGGCAGAAGTTCCGAGCAATGGATCGACTTTAACTTCTTTGGTCATCAGGTAGTTGCACATCTTAAGCCTGAAGAGGCAGGCTCATCACCTACCAATGAGGTTGATGGTGATAAGGTACCAGTAAAGCATTTTGGGGTTATCCTGGAGTGGCAGGCCTGGCATGACTTTGCAGAGCGACTCAAAAGTCACAAGATAAACTTTATCATAGAGCCTCACATACGGTTCCAGGGACAGGTCGGTGAGCAGGCTACCATGTTTTTCCTTGATCCCAGTGGCAATGCGTTGGAATTCAAGTCGTTCAAAGATCCCAGCCAGGTTTTTGCCTATTAA